From the genome of Astatotilapia calliptera chromosome 3, fAstCal1.2, whole genome shotgun sequence:
GGGGAAAACTGGAGCTGGGAAGAGCAGCCTGGCTAACACTATATTAGGAAGGAATGAGTTCAAAGTCCAAAATTTTTCAGACTCACAAGCAAATGTTTGTGAAGCAAAGTCTGGATCTGTCGTTGGAAGAAATCTCACTTTGATTGACACTCCTGGTTTTTTTAGCCCAGGATTTTCAGAGCAGGAGCTGAAGCATGAGATACAAAGCTGTGTCACAAAGTGTCCTCCTGGTCCTCACGCTTTCATTATTGTGCTCAGAGTGGAGAAATTCACAGAGCAGGAGACGGCTGTCATCAGGAAACTGCAGGAGTGTTTTTCTGCAGATGTATTTAAATATTCTACAGTTGTCTTCACGGATGGTGACCAGTTACCTGACAGAATGAGCATCAAGGAGTTCATCACAAATAATAAGCCTCTGAAAGATCTGGTAGACAAGTGTGGTGGTCGGTGCCACGTTGTAGATAATAAGTACTGGAAAAACCAGCAGGACGATTACAGGAACAACCAGTTCCAGGTGACACAGCTGGTCAACACAATAGAGAACATGCTGATGGAAAATGAAGGAGGCAGCTACACCACTGAGATGCTGAAAGACTGGCAGAGACAACAAGAAGAGCGCAGTAAACCATCATCATTATCAGCCTCTCTCCACAGAGTCTACAGGCTTTTGACCAAATACACAACCAAAAAATCTGTCAAAGTCCTGGTAGGTGTAGCTGTGATGATGGTTGGTgcactgctttttttaaaaagtgtgacCACATCGCAGAGCACTGCAGCAACTGCaacgtaaaacacacacactgatgtcacagagagagaaaaagaaagaaaagatttttacatgaactttgttctgtgtgtttattttattttatacgaTTGTAGATTTGTGTCACGCAAGTGATTTGAATTGTCATGAACAGGTCGACTAAATAACATAGTATTGTTTGAACTATGCAGTGTTTCCAAATATTTTCTGTATCTTTGTTTAtcacatttgaacattttacttAATGTGGTGTATACACATGtacctgtttatttattcattattaagAAAATGAACCtttaaacaaactgtttttgttgaTCACATAAACCAAGAAAGGaacaaaaatggaaataatCTTTTGACCTTTTAAAGGAGGCCAAAAGAGTCTATCTAGTATATCTAGTTATActtattttaaacagtttaaacaacagtcttacattattatttaaagactACATAAATCTTCATCTTTAAAAAGCGTGTtagtaaaaaaaatcagctcttctaataaagcacagtgtatcATTAGCATTTATCAAAAGAAGCCTTTTACCTCTGACGTCAACAAGACTTTAGCGTCCTCCAGTCTTGGTCCAGCTGAAGTCTTCAGTGTATGCTATCTGCAGTTTAAAGTAAGACTTGTAGATGCATGTTGGACTAGTTGGTTTGCTCGTTCTTTAGGGTGCAAGAGGTCCTCAAATTTTGGATGAAGTGTAATTAGAATATTGCCCAGGTTACATACAGATAATTAGTATCTCTTCTGTGGGTCACTAATAGTTATttcggatggatggatggatagatagatagatagatagatagatatttttGCTGTATTGCAAAAGCCTGTCTTATCTCCACACATGACATTTTCATCGAGGGGAAGGAACAAGTTTAGCAAAACAATAAACGTTGAGAGGAAGACAAACAAGATAACAAGATTAAAGATTTCATTGCCCTCACTTCAGATTTACTGTAAAAGTGTTAAGGTCTCAttttactttcctttttttgtcacaAATAAAGAGCTGATAATATCGATTTTCTTTTCCTATGATTGTGTTTCCTCCTGCACTCGTTCCAACTCCACTTTTTTtccagcaacaaaaataattttttagtctgtgttttttttttaatgttaatgttggCCATTAACATAgcattgtccttttttttttttttttttttttttactgttgatGAAGTCGACagcaaaaaagtaaagaaaattacTCCAATATTAAATCTGGATCTTTATATTCTTTTACTGACAGATAAAAACCCGACTCAGTTGtcaatttaaaattattcatttattcatcttccggaagagagaGCCGTGCACAGCCCAAAGCCAGTTGCAGATTTCTAGCATTAGAAGCCAAAAATGTGTATCATATAGGTGTTATTTTGGTCATTAGCACGTCACACATAGTTTAGATCAAAACAACTCTTTCTGGCCTgacttgatgtgtgtgtgtgtgtgttacttagTTAGGCtttttctgtctggtttcctgttcttaatatattgcctctgcagctctgcacttCCTGTATTTCTAGTCTGGCTGAGAACTTGGTTTGTGA
Proteins encoded in this window:
- the LOC113019228 gene encoding GTPase IMAP family member 7-like, which produces MDVPNTTRIVLLGKTGAGKSSLANTILGRNEFKVQNFSDSQANVCEAKSGSVVGRNLTLIDTPGFFSPGFSEQELKHEIQSCVTKCPPGPHAFIIVLRVEKFTEQETAVIRKLQECFSADVFKYSTVVFTDGDQLPDRMSIKEFITNNKPLKDLVDKCGGRCHVVDNKYWKNQQDDYRNNQFQVTQLVNTIENMLMENEGGSYTTEMLKDWQRQQEERSKPSSLSASLHRVYRLLTKYTTKKSVKVLVGVAVMMVGALLFLKSVTTSQSTAATAT